From one Dermacentor silvarum isolate Dsil-2018 chromosome 3, BIME_Dsil_1.4, whole genome shotgun sequence genomic stretch:
- the LOC125944069 gene encoding uncharacterized protein LOC125944069, protein MEDIEKDCVLFMDEMEISQGFDHDRSLDCLFGGTTLPEATADVANHALVFMVGGLNTRWKQVIAYHFTARSVDGKALKDLVFNLIELCFNITLRVLVVTSDMGAANRAVWRLLGFSSHRHSETVCSVSHPHLEGRQLYFMADPAHVLKNIRAQLLRVKTFTLGEATIREHKLTAGTVNIDHVEAVLTHDRDKELKIASRLSDVHISLGHFTTMKVNIAVQMFREAPPAIRYLIKQGILPPEAEATAWFFELVSRWYTLMSSRHPVVALSNFDLSKHKEATELLGLACATFCGLNMGLTAHWKPSQAGLLVSTTVVLRLSHELLNKLNYKYLLTGRLSQDCLENIFSVLRLRKPVPSAYDVKCALKLICVGQFVNTPTSSSYGVDDSTHLADLLDPSFKQDQVEGQEPEELENLFVYALTTEECDILAYLGGFLLKSVIGFLGECKDCERALVGDATGQYNALIQLKEYVKNSGKLIQPSQTVMQVLIECEENFKTFANMNEILTLKAPFTGILSALRKSVAMRLGCCDAHESRACKMLLEKYVRTRLKIHLRQQHAQRVNGQSSKTCAAANLI, encoded by the coding sequence ATGGAAGATATTGAAAAGGACTGTGTCCTTTTCATGGACGAGATGGAGATAAGTCAGGGCTTTGATCACGATCGGTCCCTTGATTGCCTTTTCGGTGGCACTACATTGCCTGAAGCGACTGCAGATGTTGCTAACCACGCCCTTGTATTCATGGTTGGAGGACTGAACACACGGTGGAAACAAGTAATTGCATATCATTTCACTGCACGCTCAGTTGATGGGAAAGCTCTGAAGGACCTCGTCTTCAATTTGATTGAACTTTGTTTCAACATCACACTAAGAGTGCTTGTTGTTACAAGTGATATGGGAGCTGCCAACCGTGCAGTCTGGCGCCTTCTTGGCTTCTCAAGCCATAGGCACTCTGAGACTGTGTGCTCTGTTTCACACCCACACCTTGAAGGTAGGCAGCTATATTTTATGGCTGATCCAGCCCACGTCCTGAAGAATATTCGTGCTCAACTGCTCCGTGTGAAGACATTCACTCTAGGAGAAGCAACTATACGTGAGCACAAGCTTACAGCAGGAACTGTGAACATAGACCATGTCGAAGCTGTTCTCACACATGACAGAGACAAGGAGCTCAAGATTGCCAGCAGGCTCTCCGACGTCCACATCAGCCTTGGACACTTCACGACAATGAAAGTGAACATTGCTGTTCAAATGTTCCGTGAGGCTCCACCGGCTATACGTTATCTGATTAAGCAAGGAATCTTACCTCCTGAAGCGGAGGCGACGGCGTGGTTTTTTGAACTTGTCAGTAGGTGGTACACCTTGATGTCGTCACGGCATCCAGTTGTTGCTTTGAGCAATTTCGATCTTTCCAAACACAAGGAAGCAACTGAACTCCTTGGACTAGCTTGTGCCACCTTCTGTGGACTAAATATGGGACTTACTGCACACTGGAAGCCGTCACAAGCTGGCCTTTTGGTGTCAACTACTGTTGTCCTGCGTCTTTCTCATGAGCTTCTGAACAAGCTCAATTACAAGTACTTGCTAACTGGTAGATTGTCACAGGATTGTCTCGAAAACATCTTTTCTGTATTGAGGCTCAGAAAACCTGTGCCGAGCGCATATGATGTCAAGTGTGCCTTAAAGCTTATCTGCGTTGGCCAGTTTGTAAACACACCGACATCATCTAGCTATGGTGTTGATGACAGCACGCACCTGGCTGACCTTCTTGACCCCAGTTTCAAACAGGATCAAGTGGAAGGTCAGGAGCCCGAGGAGCTTGAGaacttgtttgtttatgcacttACCACAGAAGAGTGCGATATCCTTGCCTACTTGGGAGGCTTTTTGCTGAAGTCAGTCATCGGTTTTCTTGGAGAGTGCAAAGACTGTGAAAGAGCCCTGGTTGGTGATGCAACAGGCCAGTACAATGCTCTTATACAGCTGAAAGAGTATGTCAAGAATAGCGGAAAGCTCATCCAGCCAAGCCAAACAGTGATGCAAGTTTTAATCGAATGTGAGGAAAACTTTAAGACTTTCGCAAACATGAATGAGATCCTGACTCTCAAAGCTCCATTTACAGGTATCCTGAGTGCCTTGCGGAAGTCTGTGGCTATGAGATTAGGGTGTTGTGATGCGCATGAATCAAGGGCATGCAAAATGCTCCTTGAGAAGTATGTGAGGACAAGACTTAAGATTCATCTCCGACAGCAGCATGCGCAGAGGGTGAACGGACAGTCCAGCAAAACCTGTGCCGCTGCTAATCTTATCTGA